A single Pantoea rwandensis DNA region contains:
- a CDS encoding LysR family transcriptional regulator → MNYTLRQLRTFVAVAQQGSFSQAGQAIGLSQSAVSHSIKELEAEMGVRLLDRTTREVMLTEAGHQLASRLERLLEELNTTLLDVRSYGEQRSGTVRVAASQTPSANLMPQCLASSQQRYPDIRVILHDRAQQSVLQSVRNAEVDFGIVIGPLGDADLDYEVILQEPFLLLCHADDELARVEQAEWTMLAGRNLVLQDYASGSRLLVDAALQQLSIQVQVVQEIGHPATLFPMVEAGIGISILPALALPLPAGRKLTVRRLYPEIHRNLMLIKRKNRSLTPAAEAIWQEVRQQAGLLAQQRALKPAF, encoded by the coding sequence ATGAATTACACCTTACGTCAGTTACGCACCTTTGTGGCCGTGGCGCAGCAGGGCAGTTTTAGCCAGGCAGGGCAGGCGATTGGGCTCAGCCAGTCGGCGGTCAGCCACAGTATTAAAGAGCTGGAAGCGGAGATGGGCGTGCGTTTGCTGGACCGCACCACGCGCGAAGTGATGCTGACGGAAGCAGGGCATCAACTGGCATCGCGCCTGGAGCGTTTGCTGGAGGAGTTAAACACCACGCTGCTGGATGTGCGCAGTTACGGCGAGCAGCGCAGTGGTACCGTGCGTGTTGCCGCCAGCCAGACACCTTCGGCGAATCTGATGCCGCAATGTCTGGCGAGTAGCCAGCAACGTTATCCGGATATTCGCGTCATTCTGCACGATCGCGCACAGCAATCCGTACTACAAAGCGTTCGCAATGCGGAAGTCGATTTTGGCATTGTCATCGGGCCGTTAGGAGATGCCGATCTGGATTACGAAGTGATTTTGCAGGAGCCGTTTTTACTGTTGTGCCATGCGGATGATGAACTGGCCCGGGTTGAGCAAGCGGAGTGGACGATGCTGGCGGGGCGCAACCTGGTTTTGCAGGATTATGCTTCAGGAAGCCGTCTGCTGGTGGATGCAGCGCTGCAGCAGTTATCGATTCAGGTGCAGGTGGTACAGGAAATTGGCCATCCCGCCACGTTGTTCCCGATGGTGGAAGCAGGGATTGGCATCAGCATTTTACCTGCTCTGGCGTTACCGCTGCCGGCGGGGCGGAAACTGACGGTGCGACGCCTCTATCCAGAAATTCATCGAAATCTCATGCTGATTAAACGCAAAAACCGTTCCCTGACGCCAGCCGCGGAAGCGATTTGGCAGGAGGTGCGCCAACAAGCAGGCTTGCTGGCGCAACAACGTGCTCTCAAACCGGCGTTTTAA
- a CDS encoding FlxA-like family protein, whose product MSTISSVSSISTASSGGGSTSQIASLNKQIQSLTQQVKDLSNDDTLTDEQKSEQEQMLESQIQMVEAQIAQIEQQAAEKAQQKQEAQQPTTESATSAQKADGINRPTDTNQINVYV is encoded by the coding sequence ATGTCGACTATCTCAAGTGTTAGCAGTATCAGTACGGCGAGCAGTGGTGGCGGTTCAACATCACAAATTGCCAGCCTGAATAAACAGATTCAAAGCCTGACCCAGCAAGTCAAAGATCTTTCCAACGACGATACCCTGACAGATGAGCAAAAATCTGAACAGGAGCAGATGCTGGAGTCACAAATTCAGATGGTTGAAGCTCAAATTGCACAAATTGAGCAACAGGCAGCTGAAAAGGCACAGCAGAAGCAGGAAGCCCAGCAACCCACCACGGAAAGTGCCACCAGCGCTCAAAAAGCCGATGGCATCAACCGTCCAACTGACACCAATCAAATCAACGTTTACGTTTAA
- the gltX gene encoding glutamate--tRNA ligase: MKIKTRFAPSPTGYLHVGGARTALYSWLYARHNKGEFVLRIEDTDLERSTPEAIEAIMDGMNWLNLQWDEGPYYQTKRFDRYNAVIDEMVEAGTAYKCYCSKERLDALREEQMAKGEKPRYDGRCRDSHEHHAADEPCVVRFRNPQEGSVIFDDQIRGPIEFSNQELDDLIIRRTDGSPTYNFCVVVDDWDMGITHVIRGEDHINNTPRQINILKAIGAEVPTYAHVSMILGDDSKKLSKRHGAVGVMQYRDDGYLPEALLNYLVRLGWSHGDQEIFSVAEMAELFTLDAVSKSASAFNTEKLQWLNHHYINTLPPEYVATQLQWHIEQQNIDTRTGPELAKLVTLLGERCKTLVEIAASCRYFYEEFDAFDADAAKKHLRPVARQPLEVVRDKLAALSDSEWNAENVHNAIQGAADALELGMGKVGMPLRVAVTGAGQSPALDVTVEAIGRSRSVARIDKALAFIAEREAQA; encoded by the coding sequence ATGAAAATCAAAACTCGCTTCGCACCCAGCCCAACGGGATACCTGCATGTGGGCGGTGCCCGTACTGCTCTTTATTCCTGGCTTTATGCTCGCCATAACAAGGGCGAATTCGTTCTGCGTATCGAAGATACCGATCTGGAACGTTCAACGCCGGAAGCCATTGAAGCCATCATGGATGGCATGAACTGGCTAAACCTGCAGTGGGATGAAGGCCCGTACTATCAGACGAAGCGCTTTGATCGTTACAACGCGGTCATCGATGAGATGGTAGAAGCGGGTACCGCTTATAAATGCTATTGCTCTAAAGAGCGTTTAGACGCGCTGCGTGAAGAGCAGATGGCGAAAGGCGAGAAGCCACGTTATGACGGCCGCTGCCGTGACAGCCATGAACATCATGCGGCGGATGAGCCTTGCGTGGTCCGTTTCCGTAACCCGCAAGAGGGTTCGGTCATTTTTGACGACCAGATCCGTGGACCCATTGAGTTCAGTAACCAGGAGCTGGATGATCTGATCATCCGCCGCACCGATGGTTCACCAACCTACAACTTCTGTGTAGTGGTGGATGACTGGGATATGGGCATCACGCACGTGATCCGTGGTGAGGACCATATCAACAACACGCCACGCCAGATCAACATCCTTAAGGCGATTGGTGCAGAAGTGCCAACTTACGCACACGTCTCAATGATCCTGGGTGATGACAGTAAGAAGCTGTCGAAACGTCATGGCGCAGTGGGTGTGATGCAGTACCGTGATGACGGCTATCTGCCGGAAGCGTTGCTCAACTATCTGGTGCGTTTGGGCTGGTCACATGGCGACCAGGAAATTTTCAGCGTGGCTGAGATGGCCGAGCTGTTTACCCTGGATGCTGTCAGTAAGTCTGCCAGTGCGTTTAACACCGAAAAACTGCAGTGGCTGAACCATCACTACATCAATACGCTGCCGCCGGAATACGTGGCAACGCAGCTGCAGTGGCACATCGAGCAGCAGAATATCGATACCCGCACCGGCCCGGAGTTGGCGAAACTGGTGACGCTGCTGGGTGAGCGTTGCAAAACGCTGGTCGAGATTGCCGCTTCTTGCCGTTACTTCTATGAAGAGTTCGATGCTTTTGATGCCGATGCGGCGAAGAAACATTTACGCCCTGTTGCGCGTCAGCCACTGGAAGTGGTGCGTGACAAACTGGCTGCGCTGAGCGACAGCGAGTGGAATGCGGAGAATGTGCACAACGCGATTCAGGGTGCCGCCGATGCGCTCGAACTGGGTATGGGCAAAGTGGGCATGCCACTGCGCGTGGCGGTCACCGGTGCAGGTCAGTCTCCGGCACTGGATGTGACTGTCGAAGCGATTGGTCGCAGCCGCAGCGTGGCTCGCATCGATAAAGCGCTGGCCTTTATTGCTGAGCGTGAAGCCCAGGCTTAA
- a CDS encoding YfeC-like transcriptional regulator, giving the protein MKKEWLTPEELALETGYSRQTVNKWIKRENWTTTPKPGVQGGKARLIHIDERVKSFIQSTRHATEPAANYGAQQNTLPALLINSVQQMTTAEQDQLAALLLREGISGVLERLGIKED; this is encoded by the coding sequence GTGAAAAAGGAATGGCTCACCCCCGAGGAGCTCGCGCTGGAAACGGGCTACAGTCGGCAAACGGTGAATAAATGGATCAAACGCGAAAACTGGACAACCACGCCCAAGCCCGGTGTACAGGGTGGTAAGGCGCGATTGATTCATATTGATGAGCGTGTAAAAAGCTTTATTCAGTCTACCCGCCACGCGACCGAGCCGGCGGCCAATTACGGTGCTCAACAAAATACGTTACCTGCGTTATTAATAAATTCTGTCCAGCAAATGACAACCGCTGAGCAAGATCAACTGGCTGCATTGTTGCTACGCGAGGGGATAAGTGGTGTGCTGGAACGGCTAGGGATTAAAGAAGATTAA
- a CDS encoding formate/nitrite transporter family protein produces the protein MSLHTPKEIAQLAIQAGVAKSRLPVSTLLILGFMAGAFIATGFLLDLHVINQLPAEWGSFGGFLGAAVFPVGLILTVLAGGELLTGNMMTLPIAWFARRISGLSVLRNWFWVTIANFIGSIAVAWFFGHMLGMTEGDYLKKTVAIAHAKVNADFLHAFISGIGCNWLVCLAVWLAFASKDMVGKIFGMWFPVMAFVAIGFQHVVANMFIVPAAIFAGQMSWADFAPNVIAVFLGNGVGGAIFVGLTYFLAFRPAQAETSEA, from the coding sequence ATGTCGCTGCATACACCGAAAGAGATCGCCCAACTGGCGATTCAAGCGGGCGTGGCTAAAAGCCGTTTGCCTGTTTCCACCTTATTGATCCTTGGTTTTATGGCCGGTGCATTTATTGCCACCGGTTTTCTGTTGGATCTGCATGTTATCAACCAACTGCCTGCTGAATGGGGCTCCTTTGGCGGCTTCCTCGGCGCGGCGGTGTTCCCGGTTGGTCTGATACTGACCGTTCTGGCCGGTGGTGAACTGTTGACTGGCAACATGATGACCTTACCGATCGCGTGGTTCGCTCGCCGCATCAGCGGTTTGAGCGTGCTGCGCAACTGGTTCTGGGTCACGATTGCCAACTTTATTGGCAGCATCGCGGTCGCCTGGTTCTTTGGTCATATGCTGGGCATGACCGAAGGCGATTATCTGAAAAAGACCGTGGCGATTGCTCACGCGAAAGTGAATGCGGATTTCCTGCACGCGTTCATTTCAGGTATTGGCTGCAACTGGCTGGTGTGTCTGGCTGTGTGGCTAGCTTTTGCCAGTAAAGATATGGTCGGCAAAATCTTTGGCATGTGGTTCCCGGTGATGGCCTTCGTGGCGATTGGCTTCCAGCACGTGGTGGCGAACATGTTTATTGTGCCCGCCGCGATTTTTGCCGGACAAATGAGCTGGGCAGACTTTGCGCCAAACGTGATTGCCGTCTTCCTTGGCAACGGCGTGGGCGGTGCAATATTTGTTGGCCTCACCTATTTCCTTGCTTTCCGTCCTGCACAAGCTGAAACCAGCGAAGCTTAA
- a CDS encoding rhodanese homology domain-containing protein codes for MSKPAFPFRQATDILESLRQQQEVAIVDVRDEALFATGHPLFAVNIPLSKLELELLDRIPQLTTAITLYDNGEGLAQTAAERIAALGYSNIALLKEDLAGWQAAGGELFIDVNSPSKAFGELVEHHNHTPSLSADEVHSLINSDANVVVLDARRFDEYQTMSIPGATSVPGGELVLRVRDIAPSPETTVIVNCAGRTRSIIGTQSLVNAGIRNPVFALRNGTIGWTLAGHALEHAQSRRYGEASETAQRQAATNARSIADRAGVERIPLATLKRWQQETRTTYLFDVRDADEYAAGHLPGSRHVPGGQLVQETDHYASVRGARIVLIDDDGVRANMTASWLAQLGWQVSVLEELQASDFSATGAWKAQVPAVAQPEFVSPQQLAEWLEEGQTQVLDFTTHANHLNSHIPGAGWLLRSTLQKEGKAILPTARRYVLTCGSSLLAGYAVDQVAELTGKPVFVLEGGNAAWRAAHLPTEQGDQQLLSPAIDRYRRPYEGTDIAPAVMQAYLDWEYGLVAQLDRDGTHGFRVLPAQEQAATA; via the coding sequence ATGAGTAAACCCGCATTCCCTTTCCGTCAGGCGACGGACATTCTTGAGTCACTGCGTCAACAGCAGGAAGTGGCGATTGTTGATGTCCGCGACGAAGCGCTGTTTGCCACCGGTCATCCGCTGTTTGCGGTCAATATCCCGCTTTCCAAACTGGAACTGGAACTACTGGATCGCATCCCGCAATTGACGACAGCTATCACGCTATATGATAACGGCGAAGGACTGGCACAGACGGCTGCGGAACGAATTGCAGCACTGGGTTACAGCAATATAGCGCTGTTAAAAGAGGATTTAGCCGGCTGGCAGGCTGCGGGCGGTGAGCTGTTTATTGATGTGAATTCGCCGAGTAAGGCCTTTGGTGAACTGGTTGAACATCACAATCATACCCCTTCCCTGTCAGCCGATGAAGTGCACAGCTTAATCAACAGTGATGCCAACGTGGTGGTGCTGGATGCGCGTCGCTTTGATGAATATCAGACCATGAGCATTCCAGGCGCCACCAGCGTACCAGGCGGTGAACTGGTGTTGCGCGTACGCGATATCGCGCCATCACCGGAAACCACGGTGATTGTGAACTGTGCGGGCCGCACGCGCAGCATTATTGGTACTCAGTCGCTGGTGAATGCGGGCATTCGCAATCCGGTGTTTGCGCTGCGTAACGGCACTATTGGCTGGACGCTGGCAGGCCACGCGCTGGAGCATGCTCAGTCGCGCCGATACGGTGAAGCCAGTGAAACGGCACAGCGCCAGGCTGCGACGAACGCGCGTAGCATCGCGGATCGCGCAGGCGTGGAGCGCATTCCTCTGGCAACACTCAAGCGCTGGCAGCAGGAAACACGCACCACTTATCTGTTTGATGTGCGTGACGCTGACGAGTATGCAGCGGGTCATCTGCCTGGCAGTCGTCATGTACCAGGCGGACAGCTGGTGCAGGAAACCGATCATTACGCCAGCGTGCGCGGTGCACGTATTGTACTGATTGATGACGATGGCGTGCGTGCCAACATGACCGCCTCCTGGCTGGCGCAGCTGGGCTGGCAAGTGTCGGTGCTGGAAGAGCTGCAGGCCAGTGATTTCAGTGCCACCGGTGCCTGGAAAGCGCAGGTTCCTGCTGTTGCGCAGCCCGAGTTTGTTTCGCCACAGCAGCTGGCGGAGTGGCTGGAAGAAGGTCAGACCCAGGTATTGGACTTCACCACGCACGCCAATCACCTTAACAGCCATATTCCGGGTGCGGGCTGGCTGCTGCGCTCAACGCTGCAAAAAGAAGGTAAAGCCATACTGCCAACGGCACGACGTTATGTGCTGACCTGCGGCAGCAGTTTGCTGGCCGGATATGCGGTTGACCAGGTGGCGGAACTCACCGGCAAGCCGGTGTTTGTGCTGGAAGGCGGCAATGCGGCCTGGCGCGCAGCGCACCTGCCGACCGAGCAAGGCGACCAGCAGTTGCTTTCACCGGCGATTGATCGCTACCGCCGTCCGTATGAAGGCACCGATATCGCACCTGCCGTGATGCAGGCGTACCTGGATTGGGAATACGGCCTGGTGGCGCAATTGGATCGTGATGGCACGCACGGCTTCCGTGTGTTGCCTGCTCAAGAACAAGCCGCAACCGCTTAA